The Sorangiineae bacterium MSr11367 genome window below encodes:
- a CDS encoding alpha/beta hydrolase, which translates to MRLYRFVVQWIALVSFGCTGASATSGPPATPMAPQDGGKHPGVLFQQRPSQVETEALAKLGIVSKTLDEGDAASKGLDKLASQPNVDADRLAYVGDRHGAAVLARVKAAVFVAPQFGNEDERFLKESHIPIFEQFGAHDSAASEDVFDKTPDPKVRRVYESLTIDVALRDRREFLQLVFSPPEQAKIPGFYMTRLPVAYPLPPASSFQRLPERTYRTVAGQDFKLDVYRPAQSTAPRPAVVFVHGQMHPALVREAKNWRGYQEMAEILAAKGYVAVMPNLGASATGFGPNKLFSEVVPVADNLEEAVRYVRAHAPELGVDPARMALWVASAGGAYGLGSALGNLEPFTRAVVAYYPLVTESSLTGTEPPLPAAAIDRLSAMRQLRRPRRDGAKMPPVLLVRAGYDWDVLNRGIDDFAKLAADTKAPVTVVRHDHAHHAFEVLDATDETRAVLERTFAFLDANLR; encoded by the coding sequence ATGCGGCTTTATCGCTTCGTGGTGCAATGGATCGCTTTGGTCTCTTTTGGCTGCACGGGGGCCTCGGCGACTTCCGGACCGCCGGCAACGCCGATGGCGCCGCAGGATGGCGGGAAACATCCAGGGGTGCTTTTCCAGCAGCGGCCTTCTCAGGTCGAGACCGAGGCCTTGGCCAAGTTGGGAATCGTCTCGAAGACGCTCGATGAGGGGGACGCGGCCTCGAAGGGGCTCGACAAGCTGGCTTCGCAGCCCAACGTCGACGCGGATCGCCTGGCCTACGTGGGCGATCGCCATGGTGCCGCCGTGCTGGCACGGGTCAAGGCGGCGGTGTTCGTGGCGCCCCAATTCGGAAATGAGGACGAGCGCTTTCTCAAGGAGAGCCATATTCCCATTTTCGAACAATTCGGCGCACATGATTCGGCGGCGAGTGAAGACGTTTTCGACAAGACGCCCGATCCGAAGGTGCGGCGCGTGTACGAGTCGCTGACCATCGACGTGGCCCTCCGCGATCGAAGGGAATTCCTCCAATTGGTCTTTTCGCCGCCGGAGCAAGCCAAGATTCCCGGCTTCTACATGACGAGGCTGCCGGTGGCGTATCCGTTGCCGCCGGCGTCGTCCTTCCAGCGCTTGCCCGAGCGCACGTACCGCACGGTGGCGGGGCAGGATTTCAAGCTCGATGTGTACCGCCCCGCGCAAAGCACGGCGCCGCGGCCCGCCGTCGTGTTCGTGCATGGTCAGATGCACCCGGCGCTCGTACGCGAGGCAAAAAACTGGCGCGGCTACCAAGAGATGGCCGAGATCCTCGCGGCGAAAGGCTATGTGGCGGTGATGCCCAACCTCGGGGCAAGCGCCACCGGCTTCGGACCGAACAAGCTTTTCAGCGAGGTCGTGCCCGTGGCCGACAACCTCGAGGAGGCGGTGCGCTACGTGCGCGCCCATGCGCCGGAGCTCGGCGTGGACCCTGCGCGCATGGCACTTTGGGTAGCCTCGGCCGGCGGCGCGTATGGCCTGGGCAGCGCACTCGGGAACCTCGAGCCCTTCACGCGCGCCGTGGTGGCGTACTATCCGCTGGTCACGGAGTCATCGCTCACGGGAACGGAGCCACCGCTGCCAGCGGCGGCGATCGACCGGCTTTCGGCCATGCGGCAGCTTCGCCGGCCTCGTCGCGATGGAGCGAAAATGCCGCCCGTGCTGCTGGTGCGCGCGGGTTACGACTGGGACGTGCTCAATCGCGGCATCGACGACTTTGCAAAGCTTGCCGCAGACACGAAGGCGCCCGTCACCGTGGTGCGCCACGATCATGCGCACCACGCATTCGAAGTCCTCGATGCAACGGACGAGACGCGCGCGGTGCTCGAGCGCACCTTTGCGTTTCTGGATGCGAATCTGCGGTGA
- a CDS encoding ATP-binding protein, which yields MPAASVRVRVTFAVTALFGLALVLGAWLLVRAVEQTVLRTVEQRQTVHLEALRAQVEHGVPLDALQLPPGPPITQFEVRTPATDSAPARVLGVGPRYFIAQRRLPENDTSTTQLATISPREGRLMLVATSPLDDVRNSVDALKHVLWAAIPALVVAIALGAWWVTGRALSPVRVMTRRVASITGSTLHERLHVSSSGDEIAELARTMNSMLDRLERAAQRQREFVSDASHELRSPVASIRTQLEVALAHPDPARWPAIAHDVLAEDARMEKLVADLLLLARLDESNAVARDEVDLDDLVLEQATRTWRLPVQVHGVQAARLTGDRQQLACVARNLIENAVRHAKGRVEVATATDGDAIRLTVDDDGEGIPRAHRTRVFERFTRLEEGRSRDGGGAGLGLAMVRRIVELHGGAVRIAKSPLGGARVAVSLPAT from the coding sequence ATGCCGGCGGCCAGCGTGCGCGTGCGGGTGACGTTTGCGGTCACCGCCCTGTTCGGGCTCGCGCTGGTGCTCGGGGCATGGCTCCTGGTGCGCGCCGTCGAGCAAACCGTGTTGCGCACCGTCGAACAACGGCAGACCGTGCACCTCGAAGCGTTGCGCGCGCAGGTGGAGCACGGCGTGCCGCTCGATGCCCTGCAGCTTCCGCCCGGCCCGCCGATCACGCAGTTCGAGGTTCGCACGCCGGCAACCGACTCGGCGCCCGCGCGCGTGCTGGGCGTCGGTCCTCGGTACTTCATTGCGCAGCGCAGACTGCCCGAGAATGACACGTCCACCACGCAACTGGCCACGATCTCGCCGCGCGAAGGGCGCTTGATGCTCGTGGCCACGAGCCCGCTCGACGACGTTCGAAACAGCGTCGATGCCTTGAAGCACGTGCTCTGGGCGGCCATCCCCGCGCTGGTCGTGGCCATCGCACTCGGGGCGTGGTGGGTGACCGGCCGAGCCCTTTCGCCCGTGCGCGTGATGACCCGGCGGGTCGCATCCATCACGGGCAGCACGCTGCACGAGCGCCTGCACGTCTCCTCCTCCGGCGACGAGATCGCGGAGCTCGCCCGGACGATGAACTCGATGCTCGACCGGCTCGAGCGCGCGGCGCAGAGGCAACGCGAGTTCGTCTCGGATGCCTCGCACGAGCTGCGCAGCCCCGTGGCGAGCATCCGCACGCAGCTGGAAGTCGCCCTCGCCCACCCCGATCCCGCGCGCTGGCCCGCCATCGCGCACGATGTGCTCGCGGAAGACGCCCGCATGGAGAAGCTCGTCGCCGATCTGCTGCTGCTCGCACGACTCGACGAATCGAATGCGGTGGCGCGCGACGAGGTCGATCTCGACGACCTCGTGCTGGAGCAGGCCACACGCACCTGGCGGCTGCCGGTGCAGGTGCACGGCGTTCAGGCCGCGCGCCTCACGGGGGACCGGCAGCAGCTCGCGTGCGTTGCGCGCAACCTCATCGAAAATGCCGTGCGCCATGCCAAAGGCCGTGTGGAAGTGGCCACCGCCACCGACGGCGATGCCATCCGCCTCACCGTGGACGACGACGGAGAGGGCATCCCGCGCGCACACCGCACACGCGTCTTCGAGCGCTTCACGCGCCTCGAGGAGGGACGCAGCCGCGATGGCGGCGGCGCGGGCCTCGGGCTCGCCATGGTTCGCCGCATCGTCGAACTTCACGGGGGCGCGGTGCGCATCGCCAAGAGTCCCCTGGGCGGGGCGCGCGTCGCGGTGTCCCTTCCGGCGACCTGA
- a CDS encoding DUF3050 domain-containing protein, giving the protein MAEPDDAYDTLIAALSEERRALLSHPIYEAVRDRTALQRFMEAHVFAVWDFMALLKSLQRRLTCVEVAWAPPRSRVAARLVNEIVLGEESDTLDGGRTMSHFELYVEAMREVGARTAAVESYIQEIVKGTPPVQALDRVAISSTVRSFVEGTLTLALTGEVEEVAASFLLGREDLVPAMFRRLVPSVLETHEAQSLRLYLARHIELDEQEHGPMARRLLCDLCGTDASRWRRAESAARNALVARRRLWDGVLHAVQVLRHPPSTRRMATAEPVTR; this is encoded by the coding sequence GTGGCCGAGCCGGATGACGCGTACGATACCCTGATTGCAGCCTTGTCGGAGGAGCGGCGCGCATTGCTATCGCATCCGATTTACGAAGCCGTGCGCGATCGCACCGCCCTGCAGCGCTTCATGGAGGCGCACGTCTTCGCGGTGTGGGACTTCATGGCGCTTCTCAAGTCGCTGCAGCGGCGCCTCACGTGCGTCGAGGTTGCGTGGGCACCCCCGCGGTCGCGCGTCGCTGCGAGGCTCGTCAACGAGATCGTGCTCGGCGAGGAGAGTGACACGCTCGATGGCGGGCGCACGATGAGTCACTTCGAGCTGTACGTCGAGGCCATGCGCGAAGTGGGGGCGCGCACGGCCGCCGTCGAAAGCTACATCCAAGAGATCGTGAAGGGTACGCCGCCCGTGCAGGCGCTGGACCGCGTCGCCATTTCGTCCACGGTTCGTTCCTTCGTCGAAGGGACATTGACCCTCGCGTTGACCGGCGAGGTAGAGGAAGTGGCCGCGTCCTTCTTGCTCGGCCGCGAGGACCTCGTCCCCGCGATGTTCCGACGCCTCGTCCCCTCCGTGCTGGAGACACACGAAGCCCAGTCGCTGCGCCTCTATTTGGCACGCCACATCGAATTGGACGAGCAGGAACACGGCCCGATGGCGCGTCGCCTGCTGTGCGATCTGTGCGGCACGGACGCGAGTCGCTGGCGCCGCGCGGAATCCGCCGCGCGAAACGCGCTCGTCGCACGCCGCCGCCTGTGGGACGGCGTTCTCCATGCCGTGCAGGTGCTGCGTCATCCGCCGAGCACCCGCCGCATGGCGACGGCCGAACCTGTGACTCGCTGA
- a CDS encoding MarR family transcriptional regulator has translation MSNHKISSELRAQVAVAVQRMQAASDTMDEAAASVLRINRTDFRACSVLAYSGPMSASALAEATGLSRGAMTTSLDRLEKAGYVRRTAAEADRRSIIVELTKKTLRIAATIWGPLAVESNGRLEHVSKEDLQTIVHFLEGSTRLLESHAERVRGMAKRRVARKAVAP, from the coding sequence ATGTCTAACCACAAAATTTCCAGCGAACTTCGGGCTCAGGTTGCCGTCGCCGTGCAGCGGATGCAGGCCGCTTCGGACACCATGGACGAGGCGGCAGCCTCGGTTCTGCGCATCAACCGCACCGACTTTCGCGCCTGCAGCGTGCTCGCCTACTCAGGGCCCATGAGCGCGAGCGCCCTGGCCGAGGCGACAGGCCTCAGTCGGGGCGCGATGACCACGTCCCTCGATCGACTCGAGAAAGCCGGCTACGTGCGCCGCACTGCGGCGGAGGCGGACCGGCGAAGCATCATCGTCGAGTTGACCAAGAAGACGTTGCGCATCGCCGCCACCATCTGGGGCCCTCTCGCCGTGGAATCGAACGGGCGGCTCGAGCACGTTTCGAAGGAAGACCTCCAGACCATCGTTCACTTCCTCGAGGGCTCGACGCGCCTGTTGGAGTCGCACGCGGAGCGCGTTCGCGGCATGGCCAAACGCCGCGTGGCGCGCAAAGCCGTAGCTCCGTAG
- a CDS encoding zinc-dependent alcohol dehydrogenase family protein, which produces MRAVLLTAFGNPIDTLKFTEVPEPPPPGPGEVLVAMLFAPLDFSDLLVARGIYPVPLTLPSVIGNEGVGRVMAVGRGVTHVKAGDRVLAPLHGLTWAERALYPADRLFALPVGGDARQLAMAGINPPTAALLLSEYVDLKPGDWVVQNAANSGVGRSVIAFAKKRGLHTINLVRRPELVPELQAAGGDVVLVDGPDAPAYVKGAIGAASPRLGLDAIAGPSTQSLIRLLGPGGTAVLYSQLSREPAALDGRDLIFRRITVRGFWQGAPEFAAKLPAAMREGAELIIAGQIQVPIAGVYPLSAIKEAVAHAERGGKVLLQLQG; this is translated from the coding sequence ATGCGAGCTGTTCTTCTCACCGCATTTGGCAACCCCATCGACACGTTGAAATTCACCGAAGTCCCCGAGCCGCCGCCGCCCGGACCGGGCGAAGTCTTGGTCGCCATGCTCTTTGCGCCGCTCGACTTCAGCGATCTCTTGGTGGCACGCGGCATCTATCCGGTCCCCCTCACCTTGCCGAGCGTCATTGGCAACGAGGGTGTCGGGCGTGTGATGGCCGTCGGCCGGGGCGTGACCCACGTCAAAGCCGGAGATCGTGTGCTGGCGCCGCTTCACGGCCTCACGTGGGCGGAACGCGCGCTCTATCCAGCCGATCGTCTGTTTGCACTGCCGGTCGGTGGGGACGCGCGACAATTGGCCATGGCCGGGATCAACCCGCCGACTGCAGCACTTCTTCTGAGCGAATACGTCGATTTGAAGCCGGGCGATTGGGTCGTTCAGAATGCCGCCAACTCGGGCGTGGGCCGCTCGGTGATCGCATTTGCCAAGAAGCGTGGTTTGCACACCATCAACCTGGTTCGCCGTCCGGAACTGGTGCCCGAGCTCCAGGCCGCCGGTGGCGACGTCGTTCTCGTGGACGGTCCCGACGCGCCGGCGTACGTCAAAGGCGCAATTGGAGCAGCATCGCCTCGGCTCGGGCTCGATGCCATTGCCGGCCCGTCCACGCAATCGCTGATACGCCTGCTCGGCCCGGGCGGCACGGCGGTGCTGTATTCGCAACTGAGTCGCGAGCCCGCGGCACTCGATGGCCGCGATCTGATCTTCCGCCGCATCACCGTGCGCGGTTTCTGGCAGGGTGCGCCCGAGTTCGCGGCCAAGCTGCCGGCGGCCATGCGGGAGGGTGCGGAGTTGATCATCGCGGGCCAGATCCAAGTCCCCATCGCCGGAGTTTACCCGCTGTCCGCCATCAAGGAAGCGGTGGCCCACGCCGAACGCGGGGGCAAGGTGCTGCTGCAGCTGCAGGGATAA
- a CDS encoding response regulator transcription factor: MRILIVEDETRLADALATGLRAEGFSVEVARDGADGLERARDGSYAAIVLDLLLPEKNGYEICEALRAEQIWTPILMLTAKDGEYDEAEALDTGADDFLSKPFSYVVLVARLRALIRRGSVARPAKLSVGDLTLDPATREVRRGNDPITLTPREFALVEALMRRGGHVITKQQLLADVWGEEFGGDPNLVEVYVRYVRRKVDEPFGRRTLQTVRGVGYRMVADP, encoded by the coding sequence ATGCGAATCCTCATCGTCGAAGACGAAACGCGGCTGGCCGATGCGCTGGCCACCGGCCTTCGCGCCGAGGGCTTCTCCGTCGAGGTCGCGCGCGATGGTGCCGACGGCCTCGAACGCGCGCGCGATGGCTCGTACGCCGCCATCGTGCTGGACCTTCTCTTGCCCGAGAAAAACGGATACGAAATTTGTGAAGCGCTCCGCGCGGAGCAGATCTGGACGCCCATCCTCATGCTCACCGCCAAAGACGGAGAGTACGACGAGGCCGAGGCCCTCGACACCGGCGCGGACGATTTTCTCTCGAAGCCGTTCTCCTACGTCGTCCTGGTGGCACGCTTGCGGGCGCTCATCCGCCGCGGCTCCGTGGCCCGCCCGGCCAAGCTCTCCGTCGGAGACCTGACGCTCGATCCGGCCACGCGCGAGGTTCGCCGCGGCAACGATCCCATCACGCTCACCCCGCGCGAGTTCGCGCTGGTGGAGGCGCTCATGCGGCGCGGCGGCCACGTCATCACGAAGCAGCAACTGCTGGCCGACGTGTGGGGCGAGGAGTTCGGTGGCGATCCCAACCTCGTCGAGGTGTACGTGCGCTACGTGCGGCGCAAGGTCGATGAGCCGTTCGGCCGGCGCACGCTGCAAACGGTGCGCGGGGTCGGCTACCGCATGGTGGCCGACCCGTGA
- a CDS encoding amidohydrolase — MMAGATMAAAGTALGSTVGCNDDDVDPNPPPPEPTKGKRIDTHHHALPPEMKQWMKDNHKLPPQATEPWMTWDEAAALGVMDRLGIQAGVTSMPAPSEIFFDANAADHGLAMAREGVRILNDSLASMARRHPTRWGFFAYLPLAHVDFALEELARAADLGADGFQLMNHFGHRYLGDPTFEPIFAALNARRAVVMTHPDALPGDSKISPDIEVSLADFMLDTTRGALGMMVSGTLDRHPDLSIILPHGGGFLPYIVDRTSHGYRIGEGIDPEKVRTYLRRFYFDTAGPMSSHMTPTLLASADPSHILFGTDYHQVVEEVVQDDLARFLADPGLDAAARAAIEQRNALRLFPNLARKIGV; from the coding sequence ATGATGGCAGGGGCAACCATGGCGGCGGCCGGAACGGCGCTGGGATCTACGGTGGGCTGCAACGACGATGACGTGGATCCCAACCCGCCGCCGCCCGAACCGACCAAGGGGAAACGCATCGACACGCACCACCACGCGCTGCCGCCCGAGATGAAGCAATGGATGAAGGACAATCACAAATTGCCTCCCCAGGCCACCGAACCCTGGATGACGTGGGACGAGGCCGCCGCCCTCGGTGTGATGGACCGACTGGGCATCCAGGCCGGGGTGACCTCCATGCCGGCGCCGAGTGAAATCTTTTTCGACGCCAACGCCGCCGATCACGGCCTTGCCATGGCGCGCGAGGGGGTTCGGATTCTAAACGACTCGCTGGCGAGTATGGCGCGGCGGCATCCCACGCGGTGGGGCTTCTTTGCCTATTTGCCGCTGGCCCATGTCGATTTCGCGCTGGAGGAGCTCGCGCGTGCGGCGGATCTCGGGGCCGATGGCTTTCAATTGATGAACCATTTCGGACATCGGTATCTAGGTGATCCGACCTTCGAGCCCATCTTCGCGGCGCTGAACGCGCGGCGTGCGGTGGTGATGACCCATCCCGATGCCTTGCCGGGAGATAGCAAAATATCGCCGGACATCGAGGTTTCGCTGGCCGACTTCATGCTCGACACCACGCGCGGTGCGCTTGGAATGATGGTATCCGGCACGTTGGATCGTCATCCGGATCTTTCCATCATTCTTCCGCACGGTGGCGGTTTCTTGCCATACATCGTAGACCGCACGTCGCACGGATACCGCATCGGGGAGGGAATCGATCCGGAAAAGGTGCGCACGTATTTGCGCCGCTTCTATTTCGATACGGCCGGGCCGATGTCCTCCCATATGACGCCCACCTTGCTCGCCAGTGCGGATCCGAGCCACATCCTCTTTGGGACGGATTACCATCAGGTCGTCGAGGAGGTCGTGCAGGACGATCTCGCGCGCTTCTTGGCGGATCCAGGGCTCGATGCCGCGGCGCGTGCGGCCATCGAGCAACGAAACGCGCTGCGCCTTTTTCCGAACCTCGCGCGCAAAATCGGAGTGTAA